The following are from one region of the Actinoplanes sp. L3-i22 genome:
- a CDS encoding ABC transporter substrate-binding protein, translating to MSMSFSALPLSRRGLLAAGGAVAAGAVLSACGGKDDDTSAPAASAAAAGPWSFTDDQPKELKADKAPSKIVAFTGTAAALADLGLQDQIVGVFGETKKADGTAEAQAGSLDVNKVQIIGNAWGEFSVEKYAALTPDLLVTHQFDPGSWWYVPDESKDKILAVAPNNALITVGRVPLNKPIERYAELAKSLGADLTAPKVAEAKARFEKAAQDLTDAAKASGGIKVLFGSGAADIFYVSSAAVSSDLMYFKELGVDLILPEVKGQDYYESLSWENADKYQADIIFLDARTGTLQPKDLTAKPAWNALPAVKANQVFPWQAVPIYSWNGAAPLLESLTAAIKKSKKLA from the coding sequence GTGAGCATGTCTTTTTCCGCCCTGCCCCTGTCCCGTCGTGGCCTGCTCGCGGCCGGTGGCGCCGTCGCTGCCGGCGCGGTGCTGAGCGCGTGTGGCGGTAAGGACGACGACACGTCCGCGCCGGCCGCGTCCGCCGCTGCCGCCGGCCCGTGGAGCTTCACCGACGACCAGCCCAAGGAGCTGAAGGCCGACAAGGCCCCGTCGAAGATCGTCGCCTTCACCGGCACCGCCGCCGCCCTGGCCGACCTGGGCCTCCAGGACCAGATCGTCGGCGTCTTCGGTGAGACCAAGAAGGCCGACGGCACCGCCGAGGCACAGGCCGGCTCGCTTGACGTCAACAAGGTCCAGATCATCGGCAACGCGTGGGGCGAGTTCTCCGTCGAGAAGTACGCCGCGCTCACCCCGGACCTGCTGGTCACCCACCAGTTCGACCCGGGCTCGTGGTGGTACGTCCCGGACGAGTCGAAGGACAAGATCCTCGCCGTCGCCCCGAACAACGCCCTGATCACTGTCGGTCGCGTCCCGCTGAACAAGCCGATCGAGCGCTACGCCGAGCTGGCCAAGTCGCTGGGCGCCGACCTGACCGCGCCGAAGGTCGCCGAGGCCAAGGCCCGCTTCGAGAAGGCCGCCCAGGACCTGACCGACGCCGCGAAGGCCTCCGGCGGCATCAAGGTCCTGTTCGGCTCCGGCGCCGCGGACATCTTCTACGTCTCCAGCGCGGCGGTCAGCTCCGACCTGATGTACTTCAAGGAGCTCGGCGTCGACCTGATCCTCCCCGAGGTCAAGGGCCAGGACTACTACGAGTCCCTGAGCTGGGAGAACGCCGACAAGTACCAGGCCGACATCATCTTCCTGGACGCCCGCACCGGGACCCTGCAGCCGAAGGACCTGACCGCGAAGCCGGCCTGGAACGCGCTGCCCGCGGTCAAGGCCAACCAGGTCTTCCCGTGGCAGGCCGTCCCGATCTACTCCTGGAACGGCGCCGCGCCGCTGCTCGAGTCGCTCACCGCCGCGATCAAGAAGTCCAAGAAGCTCGCCTGA
- a CDS encoding FecCD family ABC transporter permease: MSTIDTLAEQRVRTGAVRAAGLVAALAVLAVVLVLGIGFGARFLSPGEVWAGLVDSGSPYYRIVHEMRLPRTLLGLLVGLALGLAGAIMQALTRNPLADPGLLGINAGASAAVATSAAFFGVATFSGYVWFALAGSAAVTALVYAVGGGRAATPARLALAGAALNAALYSYVSAVLLANTASIQKVRFWTVGSLASADFDTLGKLTPFIAAGVLLALATARPLNALSLGDDAARALGARPGVIRAMVIVAVTLLCGAATAACGPIVFVGLLIPHLVRPITGPDLRWMLPYTAVLAPVLLVGADVLGRVVGSPGELQVGVVTAVLGGPLFLYLVRVAK; the protein is encoded by the coding sequence CTGTCCACCATCGACACCCTCGCTGAGCAGCGGGTTCGCACGGGCGCGGTCCGGGCGGCCGGATTGGTCGCCGCGCTGGCGGTGCTCGCCGTCGTGCTCGTGCTCGGCATCGGCTTCGGCGCGCGCTTCCTGTCCCCCGGCGAGGTCTGGGCCGGCCTGGTCGACAGCGGCTCGCCGTACTACCGGATCGTCCACGAGATGCGGCTCCCCCGGACGCTGCTCGGCCTGCTCGTCGGCCTGGCACTGGGCCTGGCCGGCGCGATCATGCAGGCGCTGACCCGCAACCCGCTCGCCGACCCGGGCCTGCTCGGCATCAACGCCGGGGCGTCCGCCGCGGTGGCGACGTCCGCCGCGTTCTTCGGCGTGGCCACCTTCTCCGGGTACGTGTGGTTCGCGCTCGCCGGTTCGGCCGCCGTCACCGCGCTGGTCTACGCGGTCGGCGGCGGGCGCGCGGCGACACCGGCCCGCCTCGCCCTGGCCGGCGCGGCCCTCAACGCGGCGCTCTACTCGTACGTCAGCGCGGTGCTGCTCGCGAACACCGCCTCGATCCAGAAGGTTCGCTTCTGGACGGTCGGCTCACTGGCCAGTGCGGACTTCGACACGCTCGGGAAGCTCACCCCGTTCATCGCGGCCGGCGTCCTGCTCGCGCTGGCGACGGCCCGGCCGCTGAACGCGCTGTCGCTCGGCGACGACGCGGCCCGCGCGCTCGGCGCCCGGCCCGGCGTGATCCGGGCCATGGTGATCGTCGCGGTCACCCTGCTCTGCGGGGCGGCGACCGCGGCGTGCGGCCCGATCGTCTTCGTCGGCCTGCTCATCCCGCACCTGGTCCGCCCGATCACCGGGCCCGACCTGCGCTGGATGCTGCCGTACACGGCGGTGCTCGCCCCGGTCCTGCTGGTCGGCGCGGACGTGCTCGGCCGGGTTGTCGGCAGCCCCGGCGAGCTGCAGGTCGGCGTGGTCACCGCGGTGCTCGGCGGTCCCCTCTTCCTCTACCTGGTGCGAGTCGCGAAATGA
- a CDS encoding iron chelate uptake ABC transporter family permease subunit, translated as MTVRPRAVVIGVAALLAMAATAVLTLGTGDFPIAPADVIRTLAGQGTAAQAFIVNELRLPRVITAILVGMALAAGGAVFQSITRNPLGSPDVLGITSGAGAAALAVVVLGGSSTQLSLAAVAGGIATALLIQLIGGRRGLQGYRFILIGVGMTAILNGIMGWLLTKGVQMENARAMLWLTGSFDGRGWEDALPLLGVLIVTIPILAVGCGPGLRMLEMGDDLAAGLGVPVRRLRNGTLLIASLVVACATAAAGPVNFVALIAPNIARRLTRAPGPNLLPSMAIGALLAVGADWLAMHSGYPLPVGVVTGALGGGYLVWLLVSERKAGRI; from the coding sequence ATGACCGTCCGACCCCGCGCCGTCGTCATCGGCGTCGCCGCGCTGCTCGCCATGGCCGCGACGGCCGTGCTCACCCTGGGCACCGGCGACTTCCCGATCGCCCCCGCCGACGTGATCCGGACCCTGGCCGGCCAGGGCACCGCCGCGCAGGCGTTCATCGTCAACGAGCTGCGCCTGCCCCGGGTGATCACCGCGATCCTGGTCGGGATGGCCCTCGCGGCCGGTGGCGCGGTCTTCCAGTCGATCACCCGCAACCCGCTGGGCAGCCCGGACGTGCTCGGCATCACCAGCGGCGCGGGGGCCGCGGCGCTGGCCGTGGTGGTCCTGGGCGGCAGCAGCACCCAGCTCTCCCTCGCCGCGGTGGCCGGCGGCATCGCCACCGCCCTGCTGATCCAGCTGATCGGCGGCCGGCGGGGGCTGCAGGGCTACCGGTTCATCCTGATCGGCGTCGGGATGACCGCGATCCTCAACGGGATCATGGGCTGGCTGCTGACCAAGGGCGTCCAGATGGAGAACGCCCGGGCGATGCTCTGGCTCACCGGCAGCTTCGACGGGCGGGGCTGGGAGGACGCGTTGCCGCTGCTCGGCGTGCTGATCGTGACCATCCCGATCCTCGCCGTCGGCTGCGGCCCGGGCCTGCGGATGCTGGAGATGGGCGACGACCTCGCGGCCGGGCTGGGCGTCCCGGTCCGGCGGCTGCGCAACGGCACGCTGCTGATCGCCTCGCTGGTGGTGGCGTGCGCGACGGCCGCGGCCGGGCCGGTCAACTTCGTCGCGCTGATCGCCCCGAACATCGCCCGGCGGCTGACCCGCGCGCCCGGCCCGAACCTGCTGCCGTCGATGGCGATCGGCGCGCTGCTCGCGGTCGGCGCCGACTGGCTGGCCATGCACTCCGGGTATCCGCTGCCGGTCGGGGTGGTCACCGGCGCGCTGGGCGGCGGCTATCTCGTGTGGCTGCTGGTCAGCGAGCGCAAGGCGGGTCGAATCTGA
- a CDS encoding ABC transporter ATP-binding protein — translation MSRLSGTGMTLAYDKRVIAEELSVEIPDGSFTVIIGPNACGKSTLLRALSRLLKPTVGTVLLDGTDVHSLPTRTVAKTLGLLPQSSTAPDGISVAELVARGRYPHQGLLRRWSAEDERVVTESMAATGVGDLADRNVDELSGGQRQRVWIAMALAQQTPLLLLDEPTTYLDIAHQIEVLDLCAELHERQGRTLVAVLHDLNHAARYATHLIAMRDGKVAKSGQPGEVLTAALVEDVFGLPCRVIDDPETGTPLVVPAARKRIQAETSANAEV, via the coding sequence ATGAGCCGACTGAGCGGGACCGGGATGACCCTGGCGTACGACAAGCGGGTCATCGCGGAGGAGCTGAGCGTCGAGATCCCGGACGGCTCGTTCACCGTGATCATCGGCCCGAACGCGTGCGGCAAGTCGACCCTGCTGCGCGCGCTGTCCCGGCTGCTCAAGCCGACCGTCGGGACGGTCCTGCTGGACGGGACGGACGTGCACTCGCTGCCGACCCGGACCGTCGCGAAGACCCTCGGCCTGCTCCCCCAGTCGTCCACCGCGCCGGACGGGATCAGCGTCGCCGAGCTGGTCGCCCGCGGCCGCTACCCGCACCAGGGCCTGCTGCGCCGCTGGTCGGCCGAGGACGAGCGGGTGGTCACCGAGTCGATGGCCGCGACCGGGGTCGGCGACCTGGCCGACCGCAACGTCGACGAGCTCTCCGGCGGGCAGCGCCAGCGCGTCTGGATCGCCATGGCGCTGGCCCAGCAGACCCCGTTGCTGCTGCTCGACGAGCCGACCACGTACCTGGACATCGCGCACCAGATCGAGGTCCTCGACCTCTGCGCCGAGCTGCACGAGCGCCAGGGCCGGACGCTTGTCGCGGTGCTGCACGACCTGAACCACGCCGCCCGCTACGCCACCCACCTGATCGCCATGCGGGACGGGAAGGTCGCGAAATCCGGACAGCCGGGCGAGGTGCTCACCGCGGCGCTCGTCGAGGACGTCTTCGGACTTCCGTGCCGAGTCATCGACGACCCGGAGACCGGCACCCCTCTGGTCGTTCCCGCCGCACGCAAGCGCATCCAGGCGGAAACCTCAGCAAACGCAGAAGTCTGA
- a CDS encoding methyl-accepting chemotaxis protein: protein MSIEPVPNGNVLARWFSDLRVRTKILASVLLIAVVVTGACVLAVVRMGDMDERMAGVRNQNMTNIDLLGRIRGAQAEIAHFAAMSGSSSTAAERATAGQGTAKAVQALDETLKQYDAQPKSAEAATVTEKLLDFVATFEQALTDAQSGKPVQPSVFNTSVGGMSETVGELSRVENTGALAALDQAHANYVSARRDVMITLGLALLAGIGFALLISGSITRRLHPVAEAMEAMAAGNLNLSVPASGRDEIGAMARAVNKATTSVRDTVTALAEGAQLLAHSSQELARVNDQTVAGSRAVTDQAEAANGSAAEVSFNLQTVATGADEMAQAIQEISQSATASAGVTMEAVEVVAQTTQTVSKLGASSQEIGAVVKVITSIAEQTNLLALNATIEAARAGESGKGFAVVAGEVKELAQETAKATEDISQRVQAIQSDTESAVAAIVRIGEVIEKINQFQTTIASAVEEQTATTAEMNRNVATAAAGASEIARNINGVSSAAEQSTMTVAAGQRAAAELATLASDMNQLVSRFTYR, encoded by the coding sequence ATGTCCATCGAACCCGTGCCGAACGGCAACGTGCTGGCCCGCTGGTTCAGCGACCTCCGGGTGCGCACCAAGATCCTCGCGTCGGTGCTGCTCATCGCGGTGGTCGTCACCGGCGCCTGCGTGCTCGCGGTGGTGCGGATGGGCGACATGGACGAACGCATGGCCGGCGTCCGCAACCAGAACATGACGAACATCGACCTGCTCGGCAGGATCCGGGGCGCGCAGGCCGAGATCGCCCACTTCGCCGCGATGTCCGGCTCGTCGTCGACGGCGGCCGAGCGGGCGACCGCGGGGCAGGGCACGGCCAAGGCGGTCCAGGCGCTCGACGAGACGCTCAAGCAGTACGACGCGCAGCCGAAGAGCGCCGAGGCGGCCACCGTCACCGAGAAGCTGCTCGACTTCGTCGCCACGTTCGAGCAGGCGCTGACCGACGCCCAGTCCGGCAAACCGGTCCAGCCGTCGGTCTTCAACACCTCGGTCGGCGGCATGTCGGAGACCGTCGGCGAACTGTCCCGGGTCGAGAACACCGGCGCGCTCGCGGCGCTCGACCAGGCGCACGCCAACTACGTCTCGGCCCGCCGGGACGTGATGATCACGCTCGGCCTGGCGCTGCTCGCCGGCATCGGGTTCGCGCTGCTCATCTCCGGTTCGATCACCCGCCGCCTGCACCCGGTGGCCGAGGCGATGGAGGCGATGGCGGCCGGCAACCTGAACCTGAGCGTCCCCGCGTCCGGCCGCGACGAGATCGGCGCGATGGCCCGCGCGGTCAACAAGGCCACCACCTCGGTGCGGGACACGGTCACCGCACTCGCCGAGGGCGCCCAGCTGCTCGCCCACAGCTCCCAGGAGCTGGCCCGGGTCAACGACCAGACGGTGGCCGGCTCCCGGGCGGTCACCGACCAGGCCGAGGCGGCGAACGGCTCGGCCGCCGAGGTCTCGTTCAACCTGCAGACCGTCGCCACCGGCGCGGACGAGATGGCCCAGGCGATCCAGGAGATCTCGCAGAGCGCCACCGCCAGCGCCGGCGTCACCATGGAAGCGGTCGAGGTCGTCGCGCAGACCACCCAGACGGTCAGCAAGCTCGGCGCCAGCTCCCAGGAGATCGGCGCCGTGGTCAAGGTGATCACCTCGATCGCCGAGCAGACGAACCTGCTCGCCCTGAACGCGACGATCGAGGCGGCCCGGGCCGGCGAGTCCGGCAAGGGCTTCGCGGTCGTCGCCGGCGAGGTCAAGGAGCTCGCGCAGGAGACCGCGAAGGCGACCGAGGACATCTCGCAGCGGGTGCAGGCGATCCAGTCCGACACCGAGAGCGCGGTCGCCGCGATCGTCCGGATCGGCGAGGTGATCGAGAAGATCAACCAGTTCCAGACCACGATCGCGTCGGCCGTCGAGGAGCAGACCGCGACGACCGCCGAGATGAACCGCAACGTGGCCACCGCGGCGGCCGGGGCGTCGGAGATCGCCCGCAACATCAACGGCGTCTCCAGCGCGGCCGAGCAGAGCACGATGACGGTGGCGGCGGGCCAGCGGGCCGCCGCCGAGCTGGCCACCCTCGCCTCCGACATGAACCAGCTGGTCAGCCGCTTCACCTACCGCTGA
- a CDS encoding Ldh family oxidoreductase: protein MPAPKLLVPADDLRSFTTALFIAAGLGAEHAAVTADVLTWASLRGVDSHGASRVPRYLELLDSGEANRAPSLSFTSTTAAVAVLDADRAPGPVALSAAADEAVARARTSGAGIVGVRQTVHTGAIGYYTSTIAARGLIGIAFVAGMPNMAYPGVKGAAVATSPLSIAVPAPGHAPALLDMATAGIALGKIAQFRNAGKELPPGTAATADGVPTTDPNLAKLPLPLGGVKGAGMSLVFELLTSVLVGAPILSSFHSDDPQGRVHRQNALILALDPAAFGSSSDFGPAVGATLDTLKSLARADEDTEIRYPGENSAAVAESRAAKGIPVAAKVWSELQVAAEKLGVPQPTGSLKP from the coding sequence ATGCCCGCACCCAAGTTGCTCGTCCCCGCCGACGACCTGCGCTCCTTCACCACCGCCCTGTTCATCGCGGCCGGCCTCGGCGCGGAGCACGCCGCGGTGACCGCCGACGTCCTCACCTGGGCCAGCCTGCGCGGGGTCGACTCGCACGGCGCCTCCCGGGTGCCGCGCTACCTGGAACTGCTCGACTCGGGGGAGGCCAACCGCGCTCCCTCGTTGAGCTTCACGTCGACCACCGCGGCGGTCGCCGTGCTGGACGCCGACCGTGCGCCGGGGCCGGTCGCGCTGAGCGCGGCGGCGGACGAGGCGGTCGCCCGCGCCCGCACCAGCGGGGCCGGCATCGTCGGGGTCCGGCAGACCGTCCACACCGGAGCGATCGGCTACTACACCTCGACGATCGCCGCGCGGGGGCTGATCGGGATCGCGTTCGTCGCCGGGATGCCGAACATGGCCTACCCCGGGGTCAAGGGCGCGGCGGTGGCCACCAGCCCGCTGTCGATCGCCGTCCCGGCGCCCGGCCACGCCCCGGCCCTGCTCGACATGGCCACCGCCGGCATCGCCCTCGGCAAGATCGCCCAGTTCCGCAACGCCGGGAAGGAGCTTCCGCCGGGCACCGCGGCCACCGCCGACGGCGTGCCGACCACCGACCCGAACTTGGCGAAGCTCCCGCTCCCGCTCGGCGGCGTCAAGGGCGCCGGCATGTCGCTGGTCTTCGAGCTGCTCACCAGCGTCCTGGTCGGCGCGCCGATCCTCAGCTCGTTCCACTCGGACGACCCGCAGGGCCGGGTGCACCGTCAGAACGCGCTGATCCTCGCCCTGGACCCGGCCGCCTTCGGCTCGTCCTCGGACTTCGGTCCAGCCGTCGGCGCCACGCTGGACACGCTGAAGAGTCTTGCCCGGGCCGACGAGGACACGGAGATCCGTTACCCGGGCGAGAACAGTGCGGCGGTCGCCGAGTCCCGCGCTGCCAAGGGCATCCCGGTGGCCGCGAAAGTCTGGTCAGAACTCCAGGTGGCCGCGGAGAAGCTCGGCGTCCCCCAGCCGACCGGGTCTTTGAAACCGTGA
- a CDS encoding thiamine pyrophosphate-dependent enzyme — MASHSDGGDAVVSAFNAVGADYIFSSPGSEWAPVWESLARRHRDGLPCPSYLDLLHETVAVGMATGYALVTRRAQGVLLHAGPGLLQGSMAIHGALLAGAPMVVASSESITYGDGPGPDPGGQWYRNLSVVGGPHLMAAPFTKWSSQAASVHTLPTMITRGAELAAKSPAGPVYLNIPLEVLLDPWDAPDPKPVVPHGNTVSTAEDIQAVLDLLASAANPVIITETTGREPGGLEALVEFAEALRIPVVEPNSAVCVNFPRDHELHAGGEIEPFVDTADVIVLLNCRAPFYPPSRRPALARIVVIDEQPQRPHIAYQVLNADHYLEGGVAATLRELAVRFKEQGFPVRPSDPSRHDAEVASVAAAEARAAAAPVIDPVLLAAELRAVLGGEGVVVDETITHSRVVQRHLRATRPDAYFYVQGGLGQGLAVALGVKLALPDRTVALTIGDGAFLYNPIVQSLQAARANGLPLLIVVFNNAEYRSMKLNHLRFYPQGAAVETGEFLGNDLTDQPDLAAFAEPFGMHGETVAAPAELRPALDRAVKAVRGGTTAIVNVRVSR; from the coding sequence ATGGCTTCGCACTCCGATGGCGGCGACGCGGTCGTCAGCGCGTTCAACGCGGTCGGGGCGGACTACATCTTCTCCTCACCGGGGTCCGAATGGGCCCCGGTGTGGGAGTCGCTGGCCCGCCGCCACCGGGACGGACTGCCCTGCCCGTCGTACCTCGACCTGCTCCATGAGACCGTGGCGGTCGGCATGGCGACCGGGTACGCCCTGGTCACCCGCCGCGCCCAGGGCGTGCTCCTGCACGCCGGGCCGGGCCTGCTGCAGGGCTCGATGGCGATCCACGGCGCGCTGCTGGCCGGCGCGCCGATGGTGGTCGCCTCGTCCGAGTCGATCACCTACGGCGACGGTCCGGGGCCGGACCCGGGCGGCCAGTGGTACCGCAACCTGTCGGTGGTCGGCGGTCCGCACCTGATGGCCGCGCCGTTCACCAAGTGGTCCTCGCAGGCGGCCAGCGTCCACACGCTGCCCACCATGATCACCCGTGGGGCCGAGCTGGCGGCCAAGTCGCCGGCCGGCCCGGTCTACCTCAACATCCCGCTCGAAGTGCTGCTCGACCCGTGGGATGCTCCGGACCCGAAGCCGGTCGTGCCGCACGGCAACACGGTCAGCACGGCCGAGGACATCCAGGCGGTTCTGGACCTGCTGGCGTCGGCTGCGAACCCGGTGATCATCACCGAGACGACCGGTCGCGAGCCCGGCGGCCTGGAAGCGCTGGTCGAGTTCGCCGAGGCGCTGCGCATCCCGGTCGTCGAGCCGAACTCCGCGGTCTGCGTGAACTTCCCGCGCGACCACGAGCTGCACGCCGGCGGCGAGATCGAGCCGTTCGTCGACACCGCCGACGTGATCGTGCTGCTCAACTGCCGCGCGCCGTTCTACCCGCCGTCGCGCCGGCCGGCCCTCGCCAGGATCGTCGTGATCGACGAGCAGCCGCAGCGGCCGCACATCGCCTACCAGGTCCTCAACGCCGATCACTACCTCGAGGGCGGCGTCGCGGCGACCCTGCGCGAGCTCGCGGTCAGATTCAAAGAACAAGGCTTTCCGGTACGGCCATCGGACCCGTCCCGCCACGACGCCGAGGTCGCCTCCGTCGCCGCTGCCGAGGCCCGGGCCGCCGCCGCCCCGGTGATCGACCCCGTTCTGCTGGCCGCCGAGTTGCGTGCGGTTCTGGGCGGCGAGGGGGTGGTGGTCGACGAGACGATCACGCACAGCCGCGTCGTCCAGCGGCACCTGCGGGCGACCCGGCCCGACGCGTACTTCTACGTGCAGGGTGGCCTCGGCCAGGGGCTCGCCGTCGCGCTCGGCGTGAAGCTGGCTCTGCCGGACCGGACGGTCGCGCTGACCATCGGGGACGGCGCGTTCCTCTACAACCCGATCGTCCAGTCGCTGCAGGCCGCCCGGGCCAACGGGTTGCCGCTGCTGATCGTGGTCTTCAACAACGCCGAGTACCGGTCGATGAAGCTGAACCACCTGCGCTTCTACCCGCAGGGCGCGGCCGTGGAGACCGGTGAGTTCCTCGGCAACGACCTGACCGACCAGCCCGACCTGGCCGCGTTCGCGGAACCGTTCGGCATGCACGGCGAGACCGTCGCCGCCCCGGCCGAGCTGCGGCCCGCGCTGGATCGGGCGGTCAAGGCCGTCCGCGGCGGCACCACCGCGATCGTCAACGTCCGCGTCTCCCGTTAG
- a CDS encoding amidohydrolase codes for MFVVDSQVHIWKEETPDRPWVPGARERIRLNGHREDPFSYEECLALMDEAGVNRALILPPSWEGDRIDYALEACEAYPDRFGIMARIPQNKPAEGTAMLRDFAQNPYIKGTRLTFHRPIDRNWMIDGTNDWYWPLAEELNIPTMVHAPIWKAELGAIAGKHPGLKLIIDHMGIMARCVDDAIGYWVSETADLHKYPNIYVKVSALPGYSTQPFPNLNIEKYVREMVDKMGPERCFWGTDITRLLGHGLSYVETIEQFTKHYDFTAEELEWIMGRGICEVLGWPITPTSTGN; via the coding sequence ATGTTCGTCGTCGACTCCCAGGTGCACATCTGGAAGGAAGAGACCCCGGACCGCCCCTGGGTTCCGGGAGCCCGCGAACGGATCCGGCTGAACGGACACCGGGAGGACCCCTTCTCGTACGAGGAGTGCCTCGCGCTGATGGACGAGGCCGGCGTCAACCGCGCGCTGATCCTCCCGCCGTCCTGGGAGGGCGACCGCATCGACTACGCCCTCGAAGCGTGCGAGGCGTACCCGGACCGGTTCGGGATCATGGCGCGGATCCCGCAGAACAAGCCGGCCGAGGGGACGGCGATGCTGCGGGACTTCGCGCAGAACCCGTACATCAAGGGCACCCGGCTGACGTTCCACCGCCCGATCGACCGCAACTGGATGATCGACGGCACCAACGACTGGTACTGGCCGCTGGCCGAGGAGCTGAACATCCCGACCATGGTGCACGCGCCGATCTGGAAGGCCGAGCTGGGCGCGATCGCCGGGAAGCACCCCGGCCTGAAGCTGATCATCGACCACATGGGGATCATGGCCCGGTGCGTCGACGACGCCATCGGCTACTGGGTGTCGGAGACCGCCGACCTGCACAAGTACCCGAACATCTACGTGAAGGTCTCGGCGCTGCCCGGCTACTCGACGCAGCCGTTCCCGAACCTGAACATCGAGAAGTACGTCCGTGAGATGGTGGACAAGATGGGCCCGGAGCGCTGCTTCTGGGGCACCGACATCACCCGTCTGCTGGGCCACGGCCTCAGCTACGTGGAGACCATCGAGCAGTTCACCAAGCACTACGACTTCACCGCCGAAGAGCTTGAGTGGATCATGGGCCGGGGCATCTGCGAGGTCCTCGGCTGGCCGATCACGCCGACCTCGACCGGGAACTGA
- the lhgO gene encoding L-2-hydroxyglutarate oxidase: protein MADETIGIVGAGIVGLAIGREITLRRPGTRIVVLEKENDVALHQTGHNSGVVHAGIYYPPGSLKARLCTRGRSLLKEYCQERKIAYDECGKLVVAVRADELGRLDNLEKRARENDVPGLRRVDPAGIREIEPHAAGLAALHSPETAITDFPGIARAFADDIVAAGGEVRFNWPVDGISAQAGRTEVTSGENRLVVDRLIICAGIHSDRVARLAGDQQEPIIIPFRGEYMRVKADKADMVRGMIYPVPDPRYPFLGVHFTRRVTGIVEVGPNAVLATAKEGYKRSNFSVPDLAALAAWPGAWRMAKQHWRTGVKEVRGSLSKSRYMAEAMQYVPEIGAADVVRAGAGVRAQALDRDGSLVDDFRIHRLGAITAVRNAPSPAATSSLAIAEHVVGAVFD from the coding sequence ATGGCTGACGAGACCATCGGGATCGTGGGCGCCGGCATCGTCGGGCTGGCGATCGGGCGGGAGATCACCCTCCGGCGGCCCGGGACCAGGATCGTGGTGCTGGAGAAGGAGAACGACGTCGCGCTGCACCAGACCGGGCACAACTCCGGGGTGGTGCACGCCGGCATCTACTACCCGCCGGGCAGTTTGAAGGCGCGGTTGTGCACGCGCGGGCGGTCGCTGCTCAAGGAGTACTGCCAGGAGCGGAAGATCGCCTACGACGAGTGCGGCAAACTCGTCGTCGCGGTGCGGGCCGACGAGTTGGGGCGGCTCGACAATCTGGAGAAACGGGCGCGGGAGAACGACGTACCCGGATTGCGTCGTGTTGATCCCGCAGGGATCCGCGAGATCGAACCGCACGCCGCCGGCCTCGCCGCGCTGCATTCCCCGGAAACCGCGATCACCGATTTCCCGGGCATCGCGCGGGCCTTCGCCGACGACATCGTTGCCGCCGGGGGCGAGGTCCGCTTCAACTGGCCGGTCGACGGGATCAGCGCGCAGGCCGGCCGCACCGAGGTCACCTCGGGGGAGAACCGGCTGGTCGTGGACCGGTTGATCATCTGTGCCGGGATCCATTCGGACCGGGTGGCCAGGCTGGCCGGCGATCAGCAGGAGCCGATCATCATCCCGTTCCGGGGCGAATACATGCGCGTAAAAGCCGATAAAGCGGACATGGTCCGCGGCATGATCTACCCGGTTCCGGACCCGCGGTACCCATTCCTCGGCGTGCATTTCACCCGCCGCGTGACCGGGATCGTGGAGGTCGGCCCGAACGCGGTGCTGGCCACCGCGAAGGAAGGCTACAAACGCTCGAACTTCTCCGTTCCGGACCTCGCCGCGCTCGCCGCGTGGCCGGGTGCCTGGCGGATGGCGAAACAGCACTGGCGCACCGGGGTCAAAGAGGTCCGCGGCTCGCTCTCCAAGAGCCGATACATGGCCGAGGCGATGCAGTACGTCCCGGAGATCGGCGCGGCTGATGTCGTGCGGGCCGGAGCGGGCGTGCGGGCCCAGGCCCTCGACCGCGACGGCAGCCTCGTCGACGACTTCCGCATTCACCGGCTGGGTGCGATCACGGCCGTCCGGAATGCGCCCTCACCAGCGGCGACGTCATCCCTGGCGATCGCCGAGCACGTGGTCGGCGCGGTTTTCGACTGA